The Pseudolabrys sp. FHR47 genome contains a region encoding:
- a CDS encoding helix-turn-helix domain-containing protein translates to MPKKNAVLTGPGEAAAATGVVIPARFAADTKPQDDTASLGQRVKRMRLDRGWTLEDMSQKTGVARSTLSKIENGQMSPTYDVLQRITRGANFDLVELFEAPRQNVPFGRRSVTRKGEGKFYPTPTYNYEVLSTDLSQKQILPFKVKVSARSLDDFGGWTRHDGEEFFWVLSGQVQVFTEFYAPVTLDVGDSIYFDSKMGHAVVSTSRDDAEILWVCTGATAFE, encoded by the coding sequence GTGCCGAAGAAGAATGCTGTATTGACTGGTCCGGGCGAAGCGGCCGCGGCGACGGGCGTCGTCATTCCGGCGCGCTTTGCCGCCGATACGAAGCCGCAGGACGATACGGCGAGTCTCGGCCAGAGGGTCAAGCGCATGAGGCTCGACCGGGGCTGGACACTGGAGGACATGAGCCAGAAGACAGGCGTCGCGCGCTCCACGCTGTCGAAGATCGAAAACGGCCAGATGTCGCCGACCTACGACGTGCTACAGCGCATTACCCGGGGCGCCAACTTCGACCTTGTGGAATTGTTCGAGGCGCCTCGCCAGAATGTTCCTTTCGGCCGCCGGAGCGTCACGCGGAAGGGCGAGGGCAAGTTCTATCCGACGCCAACCTATAACTATGAAGTGCTGTCGACCGATTTGTCGCAGAAACAGATTCTGCCGTTCAAGGTGAAGGTCTCGGCGCGCTCGCTCGACGACTTTGGCGGCTGGACGCGCCATGACGGCGAGGAGTTCTTCTGGGTACTGTCCGGGCAGGTTCAGGTTTTCACCGAATTCTATGCGCCGGTTACGCTCGATGTCGGCGACAGCATCTACTTCGACAGCAAGATGGGCCATGCGGTCGTGTCGACAAGCCGTGACGACGCCGAGATACTCTGGGTTTGTACCGGCGCGACCGCCTTCGAGTAA
- a CDS encoding ABC transporter ATP-binding protein: protein MPEATAQNLSVRGLEAWYGESKVLHGMDFDLRAGEVVTLLGRNGAGKTTAVKSIMGMIERRTGSIKFDGDETIAAPPYDIARKGVGYCPDHRGIFSSLSVRENLLLPPKLADGGMTVDDILSLFPNLKERLDSQGTKLSGGEQQMLALARVLRTGARILLLDEPTEGLAPIIIQQIARAVTTLKQLGFTILLIEQNVGFVSTLADRHYVVELGRVVEEIPAAELTNRESALTAYLGL, encoded by the coding sequence ATGCCTGAAGCCACTGCTCAAAACCTCAGCGTCCGCGGACTCGAAGCCTGGTACGGGGAGTCCAAGGTGCTGCATGGCATGGATTTCGACCTGCGGGCCGGAGAGGTCGTCACGCTGCTCGGGCGTAACGGCGCCGGCAAAACGACGGCCGTCAAATCCATCATGGGCATGATCGAGCGGCGGACCGGCTCCATCAAATTCGACGGCGACGAAACGATCGCAGCGCCGCCTTACGATATTGCCCGCAAGGGCGTCGGCTATTGCCCGGATCATCGCGGCATCTTTTCGAGTCTGAGCGTTCGCGAGAACCTCTTGCTGCCGCCGAAGCTCGCCGATGGCGGCATGACGGTCGACGATATTTTGTCGCTGTTTCCCAATCTGAAGGAACGCCTCGACAGCCAGGGCACCAAATTGTCCGGCGGCGAACAGCAGATGCTGGCTCTGGCGCGCGTACTTCGCACTGGCGCCCGCATCCTTCTGCTCGACGAGCCGACCGAAGGCCTCGCGCCGATCATCATTCAGCAGATCGCGAGGGCGGTCACGACGCTAAAGCAGCTCGGCTTCACCATCCTGCTGATCGAACAAAACGTGGGTTTCGTCTCGACGCTGGCCGATCGCCATTACGTGGTCGAGCTCGGCCGTGTCGTCGAGGAAATTCCCGCCGCGGAACTGACGAACCGCGAAAGTGCGCTGACTGCCTATCTCGGCCTGTAA
- a CDS encoding toprim domain-containing protein: MNWLMDSSPLRPRGINYLTGRGFSEVILRRFGIGQVESASALLEAAQLRWTLDELKQTGLVTDTYGQARLIFRNHTILFPFLDQGAIRYVQGRAANDSDKPRWINLAGIQKPLFNVDAIKSHPRSDFIHLCEGITDTIAAAQLGLTAVGVLGAHSLTPDHAELFSGMKVTLLPDGDRGGDQFERHALALLRRFNANVSVLRVPRGTDIADQIRPKKD, translated from the coding sequence TTGAACTGGCTCATGGATTCGAGCCCGCTGAGACCGCGCGGGATCAATTATCTGACGGGCCGCGGATTTTCTGAGGTGATCTTACGCCGTTTCGGAATTGGCCAAGTTGAAAGCGCGTCCGCACTTTTAGAAGCTGCTCAATTACGATGGACCTTAGACGAACTGAAACAGACGGGTCTTGTTACAGATACATATGGTCAAGCGCGCCTAATCTTTCGCAACCACACCATTCTGTTTCCTTTTCTAGACCAAGGTGCCATTCGTTACGTGCAGGGACGGGCGGCAAATGACAGTGATAAACCGCGCTGGATCAATCTGGCGGGAATTCAAAAGCCATTATTCAACGTCGATGCGATCAAGAGCCACCCGCGCTCGGATTTTATCCACCTCTGCGAAGGCATTACCGACACGATCGCCGCTGCTCAACTGGGCCTTACAGCAGTCGGGGTCCTAGGCGCTCATTCACTTACACCGGACCACGCTGAACTTTTTTCTGGTATGAAGGTGACGCTGCTTCCCGACGGCGACCGAGGCGGCGATCAATTTGAAAGACATGCCCTCGCCCTTCTCCGCAGATTTAACGCAAACGTCAGCGTCCTAAGGGTTCCGCGAGGAACTGACATTGCGGATCAGATTCGGCCGAAAAAGGATTAA
- a CDS encoding ornithine cyclodeaminase family protein, whose amino-acid sequence MRSFSADEVHAALDYPSLVEALRAAFRHSHEAMPVRQSYEVGFNGAPAHLLTMPAWERGKALGVKLVTVFPQNAVRGLGAVSSLYVMFDGETGVPRALIDGEALTNRRTAAASALASTYLSRPDSTTLLMIGTGHLAHHLPEAHAAVRPIERVLVWGRNGERAAALVAKLNEKGLAAKAVADLETALGQADIVSCATTSTEALVKGRHLRPGTHVDLTGAFTPKMRESDDEAVLRASAYVDTRAGALAEAGDILQPIAAGLLKPEAIRADLHELTTGALPGRRDDTEITLFKSVGAAIEDLAAASLLVSGAGPVAETSRAAAPRARG is encoded by the coding sequence CTGCGCAGTTTCTCCGCCGATGAGGTTCATGCGGCTCTCGACTATCCGTCCCTGGTCGAGGCCCTTCGTGCTGCGTTCAGGCACAGCCACGAGGCGATGCCGGTCCGTCAAAGCTACGAGGTCGGTTTCAATGGTGCGCCCGCGCATCTTCTGACCATGCCAGCCTGGGAGCGCGGCAAGGCGCTCGGCGTGAAGCTGGTGACGGTGTTTCCGCAGAATGCGGTGCGGGGCCTTGGCGCGGTGTCATCGCTGTACGTCATGTTCGATGGCGAAACCGGTGTGCCGCGCGCTTTGATCGATGGCGAGGCGCTGACCAACCGGCGCACGGCCGCGGCGTCGGCGCTGGCCTCGACCTATCTGTCGCGCCCCGATAGCACGACGCTGCTGATGATCGGCACCGGACATCTCGCGCATCATCTGCCCGAAGCCCATGCCGCCGTGCGGCCGATCGAGAGAGTGCTGGTGTGGGGCCGCAATGGTGAGCGCGCCGCCGCGCTGGTGGCGAAGCTGAACGAGAAGGGGCTCGCGGCGAAAGCGGTCGCCGATCTCGAGACGGCCCTGGGGCAGGCGGACATTGTGAGCTGTGCGACGACATCGACGGAAGCGCTGGTGAAGGGGCGGCATCTGCGTCCCGGCACCCATGTCGATCTCACGGGCGCCTTCACACCCAAGATGCGCGAAAGCGACGACGAGGCGGTGCTGCGCGCCAGCGCTTATGTCGACACCCGCGCCGGGGCGCTCGCTGAAGCCGGCGACATTTTGCAGCCGATCGCCGCGGGTCTTCTGAAGCCGGAGGCGATCCGCGCCGATCTGCACGAACTGACGACCGGCGCGTTGCCGGGCCGCCGCGACGACACCGAGATCACATTGTTCAAATCGGTCGGTGCCGCGATCGAGGATCTGGCGGCGGCGAGCCTCCTGGTATCCGGCGCGGGTCCGGTGGCGGAGACATCGCGCGCCGCCGCGCCGAGAGCCAGAGGATAA
- a CDS encoding ABC transporter substrate-binding protein, giving the protein MEVSGSMKWLALAGTIGLMAFASISPSQAQVSGDVVKIGVLTDMSGQWSDMNGPGSLAAAQMAAEDFGGKVLGKPIEIIGADHQLKVDVGSGIARRWIESEGVDAISDVTNSAIALAVQRLTRESNRIALFSSPSSTDLSGKECSPTGFQWVYDNYSNTVGPVKALLAQGKKSWFFVTADLAFATSLEKVATKVIGEGGGKVLGGTRNPFGAADMSPFLLPAQASKADVIFLAEAGKDLTTAIKQSSEFGISSGGQTIVAPLVFLTDVHALGLAAGQGISFVTGFYWNLNDETRAFAKRFFARHKAMPTELQAGVYSSITHYLKAIQAAGTDEAKAVAAKMRELPVNDFLAKNGTVRVDGRMVHDMYLVQVKKPSESKEPWDYYNLLATIPAEQTALPLSESECSLVKK; this is encoded by the coding sequence ATGGAAGTTTCTGGTTCGATGAAATGGCTGGCGCTGGCCGGCACGATAGGACTCATGGCGTTTGCTTCGATCTCTCCGAGCCAGGCGCAGGTCAGCGGCGATGTCGTCAAGATCGGCGTTCTGACGGATATGTCGGGTCAGTGGTCGGACATGAATGGTCCGGGCTCGCTCGCTGCGGCGCAGATGGCGGCCGAGGATTTCGGCGGCAAAGTGCTCGGCAAGCCGATCGAAATCATCGGTGCCGACCATCAGCTCAAGGTCGATGTCGGCTCCGGCATTGCGCGGCGCTGGATCGAGAGCGAAGGTGTCGATGCGATTTCGGATGTCACCAACAGCGCCATCGCGCTGGCAGTGCAGCGATTGACGCGCGAATCGAACCGTATCGCGCTGTTTTCATCGCCGAGCTCGACCGATTTGTCTGGCAAGGAATGCTCGCCGACGGGCTTTCAGTGGGTCTATGACAATTACTCGAACACCGTCGGCCCGGTAAAGGCGCTGCTCGCGCAGGGCAAGAAGAGCTGGTTTTTCGTAACGGCAGATCTAGCATTCGCCACTTCGCTGGAGAAAGTGGCGACCAAGGTGATCGGCGAGGGTGGCGGCAAGGTGCTCGGCGGCACGCGCAATCCGTTTGGCGCGGCCGACATGTCACCCTTCCTGTTGCCAGCCCAGGCTTCCAAGGCGGACGTGATCTTTCTTGCCGAAGCCGGCAAGGATCTGACGACGGCGATCAAACAGTCATCGGAGTTCGGTATTTCCAGCGGCGGACAGACCATCGTGGCGCCGCTGGTGTTTCTCACCGATGTTCACGCGCTCGGGCTCGCCGCCGGCCAAGGCATCTCCTTCGTGACGGGCTTCTACTGGAATCTCAACGATGAGACCCGTGCCTTCGCCAAGCGGTTTTTCGCGCGACACAAGGCCATGCCGACCGAACTCCAGGCCGGCGTATACTCGTCGATCACGCATTACCTGAAGGCGATCCAGGCGGCCGGCACCGACGAAGCCAAGGCCGTCGCGGCCAAGATGCGTGAACTGCCGGTCAACGATTTCCTGGCCAAGAACGGAACTGTCCGGGTAGACGGCCGGATGGTCCACGATATGTATCTGGTCCAGGTGAAAAAACCTTCCGAATCGAAGGAGCCGTGGGATTATTATAATCTGCTGGCGACTATTCCGGCGGAACAGACGGCTCTGCCGCTGTCCGAGAGCGAGTGTTCGCTGGTAAAGAAGTAA
- a CDS encoding ABC transporter ATP-binding protein: MSDTAFALEARGLSRSFGGFYALRDVNFQLAAHCVHAVIGPNGAGKTTLFNLLTKQLAPTAGRILHNGVDVTRIGMPAMAKRGVVRSFQISAVFGNLTVRENIELALLREQGLSWDCLGTIARNRAVTERTAALIDRFSLTDYSDVAAANLPYGRKRVLELATTLALEPKVLLLDEPMAGLGREDIGWITRLIRELAVGRTVLLVEHNMKVVAELADKITVMVRGEVLAEGTYAEVSVRPDVIAAYTGQGHA; encoded by the coding sequence ATGTCGGACACTGCATTTGCCTTGGAGGCGCGCGGGCTCAGCCGGTCGTTCGGCGGGTTCTACGCTCTTCGGGATGTCAACTTTCAATTGGCCGCGCACTGTGTGCATGCCGTGATCGGCCCGAACGGCGCCGGCAAGACCACATTGTTCAATCTGCTGACCAAGCAACTGGCGCCGACCGCCGGGCGCATTCTTCATAACGGTGTCGATGTAACGCGCATCGGTATGCCAGCGATGGCCAAGCGCGGCGTCGTGCGCTCATTCCAGATTTCCGCGGTCTTCGGCAACCTGACGGTCCGTGAAAACATCGAACTGGCGTTGCTGCGCGAGCAGGGGCTGTCGTGGGATTGTCTCGGCACGATTGCCCGCAATCGCGCGGTGACCGAGCGGACCGCCGCACTAATCGACCGTTTCAGTCTGACCGATTATTCCGACGTCGCTGCGGCCAACCTGCCTTACGGCCGCAAACGCGTCCTCGAGCTCGCCACCACGCTGGCGCTGGAACCGAAGGTCCTTCTGCTCGATGAGCCGATGGCCGGTCTTGGCCGTGAAGATATCGGCTGGATCACGCGGCTTATTCGTGAGCTTGCCGTCGGCCGCACCGTTCTGCTGGTCGAGCACAACATGAAGGTCGTCGCCGAACTCGCCGACAAGATCACGGTGATGGTGCGTGGCGAGGTGCTCGCCGAAGGGACCTATGCCGAAGTCTCGGTGCGCCCCGATGTCATCGCCGCTTACACAGGGCAAGGTCATGCCTGA
- a CDS encoding molybdopterin-dependent oxidoreductase produces MATIEKVGFCTLCRSRCGTINVVENDRLIAVKPNPAHPTGKALCPKGRAAPEIAHSARRLTTPLKRTAPKGAADPGFVPISWDEALSEIAERLNRYRAESGPESVAFAVTSGSSSSMSDSLDWVQRFIRGFGSPNNCFSTEVCNWHKDHAHAFTFGCGLPVADYRNADLILLWGHNPANVWLAQAEAIGAARAKGARLVVIDPRRTGSARDANLWLRVRPGTDAALALGVSRWLIANEAYDANFVRHWTNAAYLVREDNGLFQRDGDDFLVWDAAAGRAVPARDGLASAALRGRFDVVTADTVSCRTAFDHFIEAAAPYDPETVERLTGVPAAQVEELAAMIGAARSVCYHGWTGIGQHTNAAQTERAVATLYALTGSFDAPGGNVRMPVLPAPPLHSMALIPEETRARTLGLAERPLGPPADGWITSSDLYDAVLTGKPYRVRALFGFGSNLLVSHPAPERGREALQALEFQVHCDLFMNPTAAMADIVLPVSSPWEHEALRLGFEISPKAQELVQLRQQIIPRRGDAQSDVWIVFQLAKRLGMGELFFDGDVEKGFSYLLEPLGLDLEKLRAKPEGIRVPLPHAHRKYEKTGFATQTGKVELYSELLHRHGYPAVPRYIAPVEAPTDEYPLKLFSYSTGYFCHSQQRGINTLRRKRTEPVAEIHPALARRKGIAEGDWMILRSRKGRIRLRAALNDALAEDTVASDYGWWQPAPDLGLPGYVADDERTLGSSYNALIDERQRDPLSGSLPLRSFSCDVEKEQSAAWAGWRTLRVAEKYAEGRDVTVLALKPADDGSLPAFRPGQYIGLRWGGVVRSYSLIGPAVATPDAYRIAVRAIDGGAMSVAIQRDMNVGDMIEAQAPHGGFVLPLRNEFPIVLIAGGIGITPFLSYLETLQGDAGEPRVMLHYGCRDGDTQPFRQKLEALRQRLPHLTLVTHLSWPRDADRFDRRGRFSATDVDEELLRQRARFYVCASDKMMDEVITGLEERGVPTFEIFKERFRSPEPPALDGLAPRRIRFARSGRDVTWTPEGSSISILASAEMAGLDIPSGCRVGQCESCVVRVQSGQVKHLIDCADLEDGYCLTCQAVPLSDVVLDA; encoded by the coding sequence GTGGCCACCATCGAAAAGGTTGGCTTCTGCACTTTGTGCCGGTCACGCTGCGGAACGATCAATGTCGTCGAGAACGACAGGCTTATCGCGGTTAAACCCAATCCCGCGCATCCGACCGGCAAGGCCTTATGCCCAAAGGGACGCGCCGCGCCGGAGATCGCGCATTCGGCACGCCGCCTGACGACACCCTTGAAGCGCACCGCGCCCAAGGGAGCGGCCGATCCGGGCTTCGTGCCGATCTCGTGGGACGAAGCGTTGAGTGAAATTGCCGAGCGGCTGAACCGCTATCGCGCCGAAAGCGGGCCGGAGTCGGTGGCCTTTGCCGTGACTTCCGGTTCGTCGTCGTCGATGTCGGACAGTCTCGACTGGGTGCAACGCTTCATCCGCGGCTTCGGCAGCCCCAATAATTGCTTCTCGACGGAAGTGTGCAACTGGCACAAGGACCATGCGCACGCCTTCACCTTCGGCTGCGGCTTGCCGGTCGCGGATTATCGCAATGCCGACCTCATCCTTCTCTGGGGGCACAACCCGGCGAATGTCTGGCTGGCGCAAGCCGAAGCGATCGGCGCTGCGCGTGCTAAGGGTGCCAGGCTCGTCGTGATCGATCCGCGCCGCACCGGATCGGCGCGTGATGCCAATTTGTGGCTGCGCGTTCGGCCCGGCACCGACGCGGCGCTGGCGCTCGGCGTTTCGCGCTGGTTGATCGCCAACGAAGCCTATGATGCGAACTTCGTACGCCACTGGACAAATGCCGCTTATTTGGTGCGCGAGGACAATGGTCTGTTCCAGCGCGACGGCGATGATTTTCTGGTCTGGGACGCGGCAGCGGGCCGCGCTGTACCGGCTCGCGATGGGCTAGCATCGGCGGCGCTGCGCGGCCGCTTCGACGTTGTTACGGCGGACACCGTATCCTGCCGTACCGCGTTCGATCATTTCATCGAGGCGGCGGCGCCCTACGATCCGGAAACGGTCGAACGCTTGACCGGCGTTCCCGCCGCGCAGGTCGAAGAACTGGCAGCGATGATCGGGGCCGCGCGCTCGGTCTGTTATCATGGCTGGACCGGTATCGGGCAGCACACCAATGCCGCGCAGACGGAACGGGCTGTGGCAACGCTCTACGCGCTGACCGGGAGTTTCGACGCGCCGGGTGGCAATGTCCGCATGCCGGTGCTGCCGGCACCGCCTTTGCATTCGATGGCGCTGATCCCGGAGGAAACGCGCGCTCGTACGCTTGGACTGGCCGAGCGTCCACTCGGGCCGCCGGCGGATGGCTGGATCACGTCGAGCGATCTCTACGATGCGGTCCTGACCGGCAAACCCTACCGCGTCCGTGCGCTGTTTGGGTTCGGCTCCAATCTTTTGGTGTCACATCCCGCACCCGAGCGCGGTCGCGAGGCGCTGCAAGCGCTCGAGTTCCAGGTGCATTGCGACCTGTTCATGAATCCCACCGCGGCAATGGCCGACATTGTTCTTCCGGTGTCGAGCCCCTGGGAGCATGAAGCGCTACGGCTGGGTTTTGAAATATCGCCGAAGGCTCAGGAACTCGTTCAACTGCGGCAGCAGATCATCCCGCGCCGTGGCGATGCGCAGTCGGACGTGTGGATCGTCTTCCAACTGGCCAAGCGTCTGGGCATGGGCGAGCTGTTCTTCGACGGCGATGTCGAGAAAGGCTTTTCTTATCTGCTGGAGCCGCTGGGCCTCGATCTCGAAAAGCTGCGGGCCAAACCTGAAGGCATTCGCGTTCCGTTGCCGCACGCGCACCGCAAATACGAGAAGACAGGATTTGCAACGCAGACCGGTAAGGTCGAGCTTTATTCCGAACTGCTGCATCGGCACGGCTATCCGGCGGTGCCGCGCTATATCGCGCCGGTCGAGGCGCCGACGGATGAATATCCGTTGAAGCTGTTCTCATACAGCACCGGCTACTTCTGTCACAGCCAGCAACGCGGCATCAACACTTTGCGCCGCAAGCGCACCGAGCCGGTGGCCGAAATTCATCCCGCGCTGGCGCGGCGGAAAGGCATCGCCGAGGGCGACTGGATGATCCTGCGCAGCCGCAAAGGACGCATTCGCCTGCGTGCCGCGCTCAACGATGCGCTGGCCGAAGACACTGTGGCGAGCGATTACGGCTGGTGGCAGCCGGCGCCGGATCTGGGGCTGCCGGGTTACGTTGCAGATGATGAGCGAACGCTGGGTTCGAGTTACAATGCTCTTATTGACGAACGTCAGCGCGATCCGCTGAGCGGCTCACTGCCGCTGCGGTCTTTCTCCTGCGACGTCGAAAAAGAGCAAAGCGCGGCCTGGGCTGGCTGGCGCACCCTTCGGGTTGCAGAGAAATACGCCGAAGGCCGAGACGTGACGGTGCTCGCGCTCAAGCCCGCCGATGACGGTTCGTTGCCGGCTTTCCGGCCAGGGCAGTATATCGGCTTGCGTTGGGGCGGCGTTGTTCGCTCTTATTCCTTGATCGGTCCCGCGGTGGCGACGCCGGATGCCTATCGTATCGCGGTTCGCGCCATAGACGGTGGCGCCATGTCGGTCGCGATCCAGCGCGACATGAATGTCGGGGATATGATCGAGGCGCAGGCGCCGCATGGCGGCTTCGTCTTGCCGCTGCGCAACGAGTTCCCGATCGTACTGATCGCCGGCGGCATCGGTATTACGCCGTTTCTGTCATATCTCGAGACGCTGCAGGGCGATGCGGGCGAGCCGCGGGTCATGCTGCACTATGGCTGCCGCGATGGCGATACGCAGCCCTTCCGACAAAAGCTCGAGGCGTTGCGGCAGCGGTTGCCGCATTTGACGCTGGTCACGCATTTGAGCTGGCCCCGGGACGCGGACCGTTTCGACCGCCGCGGTCGCTTCAGCGCGACCGATGTCGACGAGGAATTGCTGCGCCAGCGCGCACGCTTTTATGTATGTGCCAGCGACAAAATGATGGATGAGGTCATCACGGGGCTCGAAGAGCGCGGTGTTCCGACCTTTGAGATTTTTAAGGAACGCTTTCGTTCGCCTGAGCCCCCGGCGCTCGACGGGCTTGCGCCGCGCCGCATCCGCTTTGCCCGCTCGGGCCGCGATGTCACCTGGACGCCGGAAGGATCGAGCATCAGCATTCTGGCCTCCGCCGAAATGGCGGGGCTCGATATTCCGAGCGGATGCCGCGTCGGCCAATGTGAGAGTTGTGTCGTGCGCGTGCAGTCAGGCCAGGTCAAACATCTGATCGATTGCGCCGATCTCGAGGACGGCTATTGTCTGACCTGTCAGGCTGTTCCTTTGTCGGATGTCGTGCTCGACGCTTGA
- a CDS encoding branched-chain amino acid ABC transporter permease → MSTIFGVPGALVYAQLLLGLINGAFYAMLSLGLAVIFGMMNIVNFAHGAQYMLGAAGAWLLLTYFGASYWVALVVVPLVVGAVNIVIERLMLQRVYKLDHIYGMLLTFGLALVVQGLMSAWIGSAGQPYAIPALLTGGHHLGFMYLPNYRAWVIVVSLIVCLTTWYVIERTSLGANLRAATEDSLLTQAFGIRVPRMVMLTYAAGIALAALAGVLAAPIYQVNPTMGDELIIVVFAVVVIGGMGSIMGSIVTGFSLGIVEGLTKAFYPQGSTTVAFVVMAIVLLLRPAGLFGSKPEATHSATNHVTPDFTSRGQMIALAVMALFFAVAPAAIYPGFLMKVMIFALFACAYNLIAGYGKLMSFGHAMFLGAAGYVCGHAAKVWGLPPELAILAGTGVAALLGLATGWLAIRRSGIYFAMVTLAFAQMMYFVALQAPFTGGEDGLQGIPRGVLFGIIDLSKPAMLYAFVLAVFLGSFVLIMRIVGSPYGRILRGISEHEMRAQSLGYESARFKLVAFTLSAAFAGLAGSLKAIVSQLASLTDAHWSMSGEALLMTFLGGPGTLFGPVIGAAIVVTMQNYLSALGQWVTVIHGLIFIVCVLWFRGGILGEIVGQWRRFRDRGSRAPDAGAASPSGPGRQQAMTKDMAIASSSH, encoded by the coding sequence GTGAGCACCATCTTTGGCGTCCCCGGCGCACTGGTCTATGCCCAACTACTGCTTGGTCTGATCAACGGCGCCTTTTATGCGATGCTCAGCCTTGGTCTGGCTGTCATCTTCGGCATGATGAACATCGTCAATTTTGCGCACGGCGCGCAATATATGCTCGGTGCCGCCGGTGCATGGCTGCTGCTCACTTACTTCGGTGCGAGCTATTGGGTGGCGCTTGTAGTGGTGCCGCTCGTCGTCGGCGCGGTCAATATCGTGATCGAACGCCTGATGCTCCAGCGCGTATACAAGCTCGACCACATCTACGGCATGCTGCTGACCTTCGGCCTGGCGCTCGTCGTGCAGGGCCTGATGAGTGCGTGGATCGGCTCGGCCGGGCAGCCTTATGCGATCCCGGCATTGTTGACCGGCGGCCATCATCTCGGCTTCATGTATCTGCCGAATTACCGCGCCTGGGTCATTGTCGTATCGCTGATCGTTTGCCTGACGACCTGGTACGTCATAGAGCGCACGAGCCTCGGTGCGAATTTGCGCGCCGCGACCGAAGATTCGCTGCTGACCCAGGCCTTCGGCATCCGCGTGCCTCGCATGGTGATGCTGACTTACGCCGCCGGCATCGCGCTCGCGGCACTTGCCGGTGTGCTCGCGGCGCCGATCTATCAGGTCAATCCGACGATGGGCGACGAGCTCATCATCGTCGTGTTCGCCGTAGTTGTGATCGGCGGCATGGGCTCGATCATGGGTTCGATCGTGACCGGTTTTTCGCTCGGCATCGTGGAGGGTTTGACCAAGGCCTTCTACCCGCAAGGGTCGACCACCGTCGCTTTCGTGGTGATGGCGATTGTCCTTTTACTGCGTCCGGCCGGCCTGTTCGGTTCGAAGCCGGAGGCAACTCATAGCGCCACGAATCATGTCACGCCGGATTTTACGTCGCGCGGCCAGATGATCGCGCTCGCGGTGATGGCGTTATTCTTCGCCGTGGCGCCGGCCGCGATCTATCCCGGCTTCCTCATGAAGGTAATGATCTTCGCGCTGTTTGCCTGCGCCTACAATCTCATTGCCGGATACGGCAAGCTGATGTCTTTCGGTCATGCGATGTTTCTCGGCGCCGCCGGCTACGTCTGCGGCCACGCCGCCAAGGTCTGGGGCTTGCCTCCCGAACTCGCGATTCTGGCCGGCACCGGCGTCGCCGCCCTGCTCGGCTTGGCGACGGGCTGGCTCGCGATCCGCCGCAGCGGCATCTACTTCGCGATGGTGACGCTTGCCTTCGCGCAGATGATGTATTTCGTCGCGCTACAGGCGCCCTTCACCGGCGGCGAAGACGGCTTGCAGGGCATTCCGCGTGGCGTGCTGTTCGGCATCATCGACCTGTCGAAGCCGGCCATGCTCTACGCCTTCGTGCTCGCGGTCTTCCTGGGCAGCTTTGTGCTGATCATGCGAATCGTGGGTTCGCCTTACGGCCGCATCCTGCGCGGCATCAGCGAACACGAGATGCGGGCCCAGTCGCTCGGCTATGAAAGCGCGCGCTTCAAGCTCGTTGCATTCACGCTATCGGCGGCGTTTGCGGGACTGGCTGGCTCGCTCAAGGCGATTGTCAGCCAGCTGGCTTCGCTTACCGACGCTCATTGGTCGATGTCGGGCGAAGCGCTGTTGATGACCTTTCTTGGCGGGCCCGGCACCTTGTTCGGTCCGGTAATCGGCGCGGCCATTGTCGTGACCATGCAGAACTATCTGTCCGCGCTCGGTCAGTGGGTTACGGTCATTCACGGTCTCATTTTCATCGTCTGCGTTCTCTGGTTTCGCGGCGGCATTCTCGGCGAGATCGTTGGACAGTGGCGTCGTTTTCGTGACCGCGGATCGCGAGCACCGGATGCCGGGGCCGCGTCCCCTTCCGGGCCGGGCCGACAACAAGCGATGACGAAAGATATGGCGATTGCCTCAAGCAGTCATTGA